The proteins below are encoded in one region of Amycolatopsis acidiphila:
- a CDS encoding ATP-binding protein produces MSDPPRNSGNLPAELTSFVGRRTELSEAKRLLTGSRLVTLTGMGGVGKTRLALRTGAGLRRAFSDGVWFVRLAELTDPALLPSAIAAELGLRDGIPALAQYVEDKRLLLILDNCEHLVDACAVLVDKLLSSTPGVRILVTSRQILRADGEQVLVVPPLPLPAGPHEPRHGEAVTLFADRAAGVLPGFAIDAGNRELVTHICRRLDGVPLAIELAAVRLRVLSLEQILHRLDDRFRLLTTGNRTAPARQQTLEAAIAWSFELCTPQEKAVWAATSVLAGGFDLEAAEAVCGGEALDLVAALVDKSILIRRDGTYDRSAWYRMLETVREYGGLKLGESGQAGTVHARHVGYVAGLARRYEKESFGPQQLEWIERLRRERVNVRVALEHCLTPAGNVDQAREIAADLRGFWYASGFAAEGRRWLDAVLALDGEPTRGRARALEACAYMALQSGEHVVAHEMLMELRALAERFEDELLRAGYAQCSGLARFFEGDLVGGRARLERALEGYRRLGQQRQVFATLILLSAVTFFLEDPAGARLAGEALEMCETRQASWSKMYALWAVAIHEWRRGAHGRAASLLREVVVMRLDDRTQLACAVGGLAWCAGALGQHERAAGLLGAAQSAWVLSGGTGAGPYRALDEQCAERARQVIGAEAFAAAFDATARAGLDEVISYALAEKASKPARPVRRHAGPPGGLTPREREIAELIAEGLSNREIAARLVIAQRTAETHVENILAKLGFTSRAQIAAWLAEHRAPQGQPRST; encoded by the coding sequence GTGTCCGATCCGCCGAGGAATTCCGGGAACCTGCCCGCCGAGCTGACCAGTTTCGTCGGCCGGCGCACCGAGCTGTCCGAGGCGAAGCGGCTGCTCACCGGCTCCCGGCTGGTCACCCTCACCGGAATGGGCGGGGTCGGCAAGACGAGGCTCGCGCTGCGCACGGGTGCGGGGTTGCGGCGCGCGTTTTCCGACGGCGTCTGGTTCGTGCGCCTGGCGGAGCTCACCGATCCGGCGTTGCTGCCCAGCGCGATCGCCGCGGAGCTCGGCCTCCGCGACGGGATACCGGCTCTCGCCCAGTACGTCGAGGACAAACGGCTGCTGCTGATACTGGACAACTGCGAACACCTGGTGGACGCGTGCGCCGTGCTCGTGGACAAGCTGCTCTCGTCGACGCCTGGCGTGCGGATCCTCGTCACCAGCAGGCAGATCCTGCGCGCGGACGGCGAGCAGGTGCTCGTCGTGCCACCGTTGCCGCTGCCGGCCGGCCCGCACGAGCCGAGGCACGGGGAGGCCGTCACGTTGTTCGCCGACCGTGCCGCGGGGGTGTTGCCGGGGTTCGCGATCGACGCGGGCAACCGGGAGCTGGTCACCCACATCTGCCGTCGCCTGGACGGGGTCCCGCTCGCGATCGAGCTGGCCGCCGTCCGGCTGCGGGTGCTGTCGCTGGAACAGATCCTGCACCGCCTCGACGACCGGTTCCGCTTGCTCACCACGGGAAACCGGACCGCCCCGGCACGCCAGCAGACGCTGGAGGCGGCGATCGCGTGGAGCTTCGAGCTGTGCACCCCGCAGGAGAAGGCGGTCTGGGCGGCGACCTCGGTGCTGGCCGGTGGCTTCGACCTGGAGGCGGCGGAGGCCGTCTGCGGCGGGGAGGCGCTCGATCTCGTCGCCGCGCTGGTGGACAAGTCGATCCTCATCCGCCGCGACGGCACGTACGACCGCAGTGCGTGGTACCGGATGCTGGAGACCGTGCGCGAGTACGGCGGCCTCAAGCTCGGCGAGTCCGGGCAGGCCGGGACGGTGCACGCGCGGCACGTCGGCTACGTCGCGGGGCTGGCCCGGCGGTACGAAAAGGAATCCTTCGGCCCGCAGCAGCTGGAGTGGATCGAGCGGCTCCGGCGCGAGCGGGTGAACGTGCGCGTGGCACTGGAACACTGCCTGACCCCGGCCGGAAACGTCGACCAGGCAAGGGAAATCGCGGCGGATCTGCGGGGATTCTGGTACGCGTCCGGGTTCGCGGCCGAGGGGCGCCGCTGGCTTGACGCCGTGCTGGCGCTGGACGGCGAACCCACGCGCGGGCGCGCACGGGCGCTCGAAGCCTGCGCCTACATGGCTTTGCAGAGCGGTGAGCACGTGGTCGCGCACGAGATGCTGATGGAGCTGCGCGCGCTCGCGGAACGGTTCGAGGACGAGCTGCTGCGCGCCGGATACGCGCAGTGCAGCGGGCTGGCCCGGTTCTTCGAGGGTGATCTCGTGGGTGGCCGGGCGAGGCTGGAACGGGCGCTGGAGGGCTACCGCCGGCTCGGGCAGCAGCGCCAGGTGTTCGCCACGCTGATCCTGCTCTCGGCCGTCACGTTCTTCCTCGAGGACCCGGCCGGCGCGCGGCTGGCCGGGGAGGCGCTCGAGATGTGCGAGACGCGGCAGGCGAGCTGGTCGAAGATGTACGCGCTGTGGGCGGTCGCGATCCACGAGTGGCGCCGCGGTGCACACGGCAGGGCGGCCTCGCTGCTGCGCGAGGTCGTCGTGATGCGGCTGGACGACCGCACGCAGCTCGCCTGCGCGGTCGGTGGGCTCGCGTGGTGCGCGGGCGCACTGGGACAGCACGAGCGGGCGGCGGGACTGCTCGGTGCCGCACAGTCGGCGTGGGTCCTCAGCGGCGGGACGGGCGCCGGCCCGTACCGCGCGCTCGACGAGCAGTGCGCCGAACGCGCCCGCCAGGTGATCGGCGCCGAGGCCTTCGCCGCCGCCTTCGACGCGACCGCCCGGGCCGGGCTGGACGAAGTGATCTCGTACGCGCTGGCGGAGAAGGCGAGCAAGCCGGCCCGGCCCGTGCGGCGCCACGCCGGCCCGCCGGGCGGGCTCACCCCGCGCGAGCGCGAGATCGCCGAGCTCATCGCGGAAGGGCTGAGCAACCGGGAAATCGCAGCGCGGTTGGTGATTGCCCAACGAACGGCGGAGACCCACGTGGAGAACATCCTCGCCAAGCTCGGGTTCACGTCGCGGGCGCAGATCGCCGCCTGGCTCGCCGAGCACCGCGCCCCGCAGGGGCAGCCGCGATCTACGTAG
- a CDS encoding LCP family protein, with translation MRWRPVAYTAVGLASVLVLGVSGYAWTQVSKLTDGLATADVIEPAAQLPSTPDVPVPEQNILLVGIDSRTDAQGDPLSQNVLDQLHAGDGSDGGDTTDTMIVVHIPAGGGEATAISIPRDSYVQIAGGYGKHKINAAYSYGKQAARTELAKQGVTGAARERQADQAGARTAIQTVESFTGLTINHYAAVNLLGFYTLSMAVGGVPVCLKEPVHDSYSGASFPAGQQTLSGAQALAFVRQRHGLADGDLDRIARQQAFLSSAAKVVLAAGTLANPVKLGNLIAAVQQSVLIDSGWDILTFAQQMRGLSSDGLTFATIPVQSLSLQTPGDGDAVKVDPVQVRSFIQELLGKTTTSSSPGVDAQAAESSAPPTTVTSLVPSANTTELSGCVD, from the coding sequence GTGCGGTGGAGGCCTGTCGCGTACACGGCCGTCGGGCTGGCTTCCGTCCTCGTGCTCGGGGTGAGCGGGTACGCGTGGACGCAGGTCAGCAAGCTCACCGACGGGCTGGCCACGGCCGACGTCATCGAGCCGGCCGCCCAGCTGCCCAGCACCCCCGACGTCCCGGTGCCGGAGCAGAACATCTTGCTCGTCGGCATCGACTCGCGCACCGACGCCCAGGGCGACCCGCTTTCGCAGAACGTCCTCGACCAGCTGCACGCCGGTGACGGCAGCGACGGCGGCGACACCACCGACACCATGATCGTGGTGCACATCCCCGCGGGCGGCGGCGAGGCGACGGCCATCTCCATCCCGCGCGACTCCTACGTCCAGATCGCGGGCGGCTACGGCAAGCACAAGATCAACGCCGCGTACAGCTACGGGAAACAGGCCGCGCGCACCGAGCTCGCCAAGCAGGGCGTCACCGGCGCGGCCAGGGAGCGCCAAGCCGACCAGGCCGGGGCGCGCACCGCGATCCAGACCGTCGAGAGCTTCACGGGCCTGACCATCAACCACTACGCCGCGGTCAACCTGCTGGGCTTCTACACGCTGAGCATGGCCGTCGGCGGCGTGCCGGTGTGCCTGAAGGAGCCGGTGCACGACAGCTACTCGGGGGCGAGCTTCCCGGCCGGGCAGCAGACCCTCTCGGGCGCGCAGGCGCTGGCCTTCGTGCGGCAGCGGCACGGGCTGGCCGACGGCGACCTCGACCGCATCGCCCGCCAGCAGGCGTTCCTCTCGAGCGCGGCCAAGGTGGTGCTCGCCGCCGGCACGCTGGCCAACCCGGTCAAGCTCGGCAACCTGATCGCGGCCGTCCAGCAGTCGGTGCTCATCGACTCCGGGTGGGACATCCTCACGTTCGCCCAGCAGATGCGCGGGCTCAGCTCGGACGGGCTGACGTTCGCGACGATCCCGGTGCAGTCGCTGAGCCTGCAGACCCCGGGCGACGGGGACGCCGTCAAGGTCGACCCGGTCCAGGTGCGCTCGTTCATCCAGGAGCTGCTGGGGAAGACGACGACCTCGTCGTCGCCGGGCGTCGACGCGCAGGCGGCCGAGAGCAGCGCGCCGCCGACCACCGTGACCTCGCTCGTGCCCAGCGCGAACACCACCGAGCTGAGCGGCTGCGTCGACTGA